TCAAAACGTTTTCGTATGGCGAGCTTTTGTAAAAGAACAGCTGTCATTGAAACCAGCACTGATATATCTTACGCACACTGCGAAATATCAAgtgtgtcttggacggtgccgtaaaagaggctgtggtttgcgacgatgttgAAATGTAAAAAACTACAATTGACAGGGAATACTTCTCACAAAGGTTGATACTAATCTAAAACAATTCAGGTAACTTAAGTTAACAATTGTTTGTATAGAGAGGATCAAGTACATGACATGGTATACATTACTTGcgtttcattattattttttattttcatggtaTTATAGGGTTACTCAGTGCAGAAGCTTTAGAATTTACCAAGGAACCTCAAAATGTTATAGTTCTGAAGGACCAACCATTTATGTGGGACTGTTCAGCTGATGGGGCAGCACCAATCGATATAAcatggagaaaagatggtgattTTATCGAGaataatcaccaccaccaagTTCTCAAGAATGGGTCATTGTATTTTGACACCGTAGAACAAAAAGACGACTCCGATGAAGGTGTTTACGAGTGTTTGGTACAAAATGATATCGGTGTCATAGTTTCTACAGCTGAATTGAAGGTTGCAAGTAGGTATATCAGTTATCAGGTTTAttcatatgtttgtttgtttgtttgtttgtttgtttgtctgtctgtctgtctgtctgtctgtctgtctgtctgtctgtctgtctgtctgtctgtctgtctgtctgtctgtctgtctgtctgtctgtctgtctgtctgtctgtctgtctgtctgttgtttgtttgtttgtttttgtttgtttgtttgtttgtttgtttgtttgtttgtttgtctattaattcattcattcattcatttacttatTGCAACGATTTAGTTAATTGTTTAGACTAGTTTAACATGTTTGTATACTAGTCTTGGACATTTTGTAGATAATTCAAGTTTATTCATGTGTAGTTGTATATTTTTCCCATCAAGACCATGGCGATACCAagagccaaatgatggtgtatatggcAAAGTTAACAACAGGGGTAGTTAGGGAAGCAGATAAATATtccaaaaacaaattgacaaagtCACCCACAAACTAAGAAACAGCACATAGCAATACTAAAATGCTGGTGCATATTGCACAGTTAACAACAAGGATGAATTGGCATGTGCACGAACACAGTTGTGGTACAAGGCCATTGTGCTATTTtccttcttttcttttcatatttggtGATATAGGGGGCGTGCTTCCTTACACTTGAAATCTTGAAAACCAAAAGGCTATAAGAGATAAAGGGGTATTTTCGCTTATTAGCGCCCAATAGCaatgctgggggggggggggggctgttacATTGGGTTCCGTCCATTCTTCATTTCGAAGGTGAAATAGTACATTGTTCAAAAACCTGTGAAGTTTTCTATGAAGAGACTCCATTAAGTATATATCCACATTGTTAGAGGTACACTCTCTATCCAGACATTCACTTTTACCTTGGCCCTCATCTCCAAGGGcaattttttatatttgcataatagCTTTGCTATACATTAAACCAGCTGGGACTATGTTTTCTATGAAGGCTTGTTGCTTATCTAGTATTGTAGTTGGGGAAAGCCTGGACGCATTGTGTCACGGATTACTGGCCACAGAGTCTGACTTAGAGTGTGTTCTCTAATAACACATTATCTTCATGCAATATTCAGATCTAAAATCTTTCGGTGTAAATGTTCTATGGTTTCACTTTGACCCATATAGAACATTGCCAATTTGATTGTTTTTACAAGTTTAGTTTTATATTTTCCCAGCAATGCCACAAATAACACTTCAACCAGAAGCAGTAACTGCTAACGTAGGACAAACAGTCAGACTGAGCTGCCAGACAGTGTCATTACCTACATCAACATACTCTTGGATGAAGGATGGAGAAGTTCTTCCATCAAATCGTAGGTACGTTATTAATTTTAGTCTCTTGATTAATGACTATCAATTCCATTTGTCAATAAAGAACTATGTGAGCTAACATAAAAGaacattattttgatatattgaaTTATATGAAAGAACGTCAACACTTTTTGCAGCAATGGTTCATACAAGTATCAGTCATATCAACGAAGCTCttcttgcaaaaagctgttctCACGCAATTTTTCAGTGGGCTGGTATTTTTCTCGATCGGTAGCGGGAGGTGAGCAAACAGGAACGAATTGATTTTTGATACAATGGGAGGGGAAAACATGGAATTGTGGGGGCAGGGGCGCACATTGTTTacgtcaaaatgaattgttgttATAGTGGATGGGGAGTTTTGATGGGGAGTGCGTGAATCATTCACAATATTGGATGGGCAGTGGGCTGGCGAGCGAGTTAAAACCCAGTGGGAGGGAAGAAGGGCAGACATCTTTCGCCACCAGTGGGAACAGCTACAAACCTTCCCCACAAtgttttggggggagggggggggggggcgattctattaaaaacatattttttggtCTGAAACAGCATATTTTAATTAACGAAAACTACAAATCTGCCTTTGGCTGAACCTGAAGTGTATATCAAAGTAGTATGTCTTATTGAAATAACCTCAAATATCAACGTTTGGAAATGACCTACACAAAATCTCTGACGATTGACTGCAAGCATCCATGATGTCCGCCTAACCAAAATCCGACTTCTTTCACTCATTTGTACCAACAGTATATGCTTTTGACAGTCACATTTTAAAGAACAGCGAACTCTGCTACAGCAACTTAGTCAGCGAAAGGCACTCTGTGTTGCGGCTTAACAGTTCATTAAACTATTGAAATGACTGAACAAAGAGTAGATAAGCACTAGAATAGTACAAGAATTCATACATACGTAATATGTAGCCTAACGAATCATTAATGCAAAGCAATTAACccccctgtctctgtctgtctgtctgtctgtctgtctgtctgtctgtctgtctgtttgtctctctatgtctctgtctgcctgtcgcTCTCCctcctctgtctctgtctctgtctctctctgtctctgtctgtctgtctgtctgtctgtctgtctgtctgtctgtctgtctgtctgtctgtctgtctgtctgtctgtctctctctctctctctctctctctctctctctctctctctctctctctctctctctctctctctctctctctctctctctccccccctcagGTGTGTTACCTTACCAACTGGTGTTCTTCAAATTCATCATATTGAGCAAACAGACAAAGGTAAATATACCTGTGTCGCTGAGAATATTGCTGGCCGTGTTGAGAGTAACGTTGCAACCCTCACTGTTTTACCGATTGGAGACACTGAATCTTGGACGACGACAATGACCACAAGTTTTACAAGGCCACGTAAAGTACAACGGAAAGAGGGAGAGACAGTTATCCTAGAATGTCTCGCGCAACATGGTTTTCTGTTAGATGCAATTCTAGACATCACATGGAGCCGTGTCGGTGAGTATTTGGAATATGATTCATTCTCATCACTCGTAGGAAATTAGATCCCTTTGTTGTGCAAGTATTTATTACTACTAGGTTTGACATATTTAAGCACaacatattatattttttatataatatttggatttaatatttacatatatattaaatggTTGCTTCAGTTATTAGGAAGGTAAATATTAgtttctgtttacaaatatggTCATTTGTTGTAAGTTCGGTCTGTGTTTAAATTTTGTGCATTTAGCATTTCACCTTCTGAGCAAAGAAACACGAATGACAGGTCGATTCATCTATTCAAGTGTAATGTGTGCAATTACAAAATTGGCTATGTGTAATGCTTTCTAGGTGGTATACTAGTGGACTTTGAAAGGATGTCCTACTATGGGGAAACCAATCTTGAAATCAGAAATTTAGAAACATCAGATAGTgggatgtatatatgtaccgtTACCACAGTAACTGGTGCAGCAGTGAATGCAAAGCTGAAACTGGAAGTCTGTGGTATGTACAGAAAATAcattacatatgatattttcGTTTTGATTTGGGACTGCAGAGGGTCATCATGTGACAGAATGCatgtctttgttgttgttgttgttgttgttgttgttgttgttgttgttattattgttattgtttgggTGGATGTGTGTTAATGAGAGTAAGGATACCAGATATGAACCGGGTGCCTTCCGTAAAACTTGTTCTCTTATATAAAGGAAGTTCATATTTGACAATACGTAGTGTATGTGTCTTCAATACTACATTTTAGCAAACCAGagatgttatttcttccgcgacactgcgaaataacgttGACGGCGCGTTTTGGacgtgccgtaaaagaggccgtggtttgcgacgatggaaTATTACTGAAGTAATGTAAATATGGTGCATATTTGGCAATATAGCTATCCTTCCAAAAGAAGTGAATGAGCAACATGTTACACGTGTGCATGTCGCTTGTTCTGTAGTTACAAATTAAATACCACTGGGTACAAATAGcacaatatgcaagaaatgatTTGATTTTGGTCATTGACCCTCAAATTCAAGGTCAAGGCCAAAAGTCATTGCATGTCACAGATGGACGTATGGATTCACTGCTGTATGGACCCAAGcatgcatttttaagatataggacatatgcgatttGTTATCAATGTATCCACCATTGAAGTATGAATTGAGATACTGCCAAATTAGCAAAAGTCacgaaatatgaaaattaatgtCATTCATTCCAAAATATTAAAGTACTTTACACCATCTCATCATATTATATTGGACATGTGTACTTTATCATTATTGTTGTACATACCAAGATGTATGCACAAAATTATCAATCTGGCATCCCTAGAATTTAATGAAAAACATGAATTATGTAAATGCACATTAAAACTAATACTGACACCATTCCCTCATAATAGCACAGGTTGGGTGACAAATTTGTTTTCGGTTTTAGCCCCGGAGAAAGGGCTACCAGTatattacaatgggctctgtcCGTCCTTGAGTCCGTAATACGTTTTATCTCTGACATTCAATATCCAATTTTCagtcaaacttggtacaaaggtgacatatcatatgggacacatgcatgtcaatttgttgggttttttttcgaacatatgcaaatttgaccaagtggtggccatatttgtagttaaaaatcaatatatactgtataactcaaaacttttaatacatagagactccaatCAAGGGCCTACCCCTATATTATCAGGTGCTTTTGGCCTTGACCCTGTCCTTCATGCTCAGTTATCcaaatcaagccatttctttCATAACACAGACACTTTCTTCTATCTATCGATATCAGTACGAAAACGGTCTGTCCAGAAAagtgcgacagtgagtgtattGACACATTTACTGTGACTCCTCCATAATGACAAGTCAAGGTCCTTTTCAAACACTGACAGTGGGCAATTGATATAAATAGTTTTCAGCTTTGGACAAATTCACTCATTTACCCAAAGTATACACAGTAGATAAAACATTGTATGTTACACATAGTGGCAGATCAAAATGTATGAATTTTACTGTTACAATGGCAAGGaaagttacaaaatataaaaatcacCATTTGGCCGTATTACGTCATAGTTACACAATCTTTGCATGTATTCCTAGTTTTCTGAAAGTGCCTGATGGAATGACATTGCCAGAAGTGGATCCCATGGTTACCATCGTGAGTGAGATTCTATGATgagttttcaaaatgtttttgaaagtGTCCATTAATGCGCATCGTTTGATGTGAGATTAGAGATCATTGCAAGGCTTCAGAGCAGGGTAGGCCAACAGAACATGAAAACTGTTGCTGTATCTGTTGCTATACGTGGCCAAAATGATCATGAAAAATAAGGAATAAAATTGCCATCTTccaataaacaaatattatcaGATACTAATTCATAGGTAAATTTGGCACTTGTTATTGTTATTCCAATTTAATGGCACGATTTCCTCTTAACTGTATGTAACCTAGACGAACTCAAAGCATAGCAATCAATTTTGACGTAAAGTCGtacaacaaatgtatatgaATTTGTAACAGTATTATTGGCTTCTTTCAACACATTCATCAGGTCGGTAAATCGTTCTTGTACCGCGACCAAGGGTTCTTATGACTTACCAGTAACGCTTCGCCTGTAGTGTTGATTACTTTTAAACCAATTAAAACGCCTTTAATACAGTCTGAAATGTTTGTACAGATgagtattttttgtttgtattctTGTGTTAACATCCAAAATCGATTTTAGATACGCTTGCACACTACTGTTTGTCCTTACattgtacagttttgtattttatatttcctGTATTGTGATACTCTATTAAATTGTGCCCTGGGGGAAATTAGTAACTCTTGAaattgagttgagttgagttgaattgagttgagttgagttgaatTGAGTCGCGTCAAGTCGAGTTGAGTTCAGATGGTTGGgttgggatgggatgggatgggatgggatggaatGGAATGGGATGAGTCGGATTGAGTCGATTTGATTCGATTCGATTCGATTCGATTCGATTCAATTCGATTCGATTTGATTTGGTTGTTAGTGTAGCTGTAATTATATCCACTGTCCCTCGCTTGTTTTTGCAGTACCGCCATATTTCACTGTTGTTCCAGTGAGTGTTTCAAGGCCTGTTGCTGCAACTGCAAGGTTTGCATGCTTAGCTGATGGTGTGCCAAAGCCAACCGTCATTTGGTTAAGAAATGGTGAGAGGGTACATTTTCATGGCCGCCATGGACTAACAAATGCCGGAGACTATCTCATCCATTCTGTCCGGAAAGGAAAAGTTGACAGTGATGAAGGCTTCTATCAATGTGTTGCCGAAAATATTTACGGTAGAGTCCAGGCCAGTGCTCGACTTTCAGTTCAAATCAGTAAGTTAATTCACAactgttgttgtcgttgttttTTGCTTCATTAAATAAACACCGGTCTACCGGTCTACAAAAAAGTAATACACACAAGTAATATACAGAAGCAATTTTAAGAatgtttatcaaatatttatgcaatcattaatatgcatactATTTCTtagttttggtaaaaaatcgAAACTTCAAAACTACTTAATAATGGGGAAGTGTACGGTATTTCGtttaccagataaccaactGTGGTCTGGACAATTATGTCCCAGCCTGTCACAAGACGACTAACTTCTGTTTCTTACAACAAGACCATGTTGTCACTGTTGTGTAGTAAGGCTATTTAGCTGTCGTTTTAGTAACGACACGTCCTGCTAATAACATTGTTTTAATTCAGAGTTACTGTCCTTTAATGATTCAGACGAGATTAAATCATTtaacccccacccacccacccacccacccaatcAATGGTTTTGGTGTCAATCGAACTACTCCACAGCAATTGACCTTTACCAGTGACACAACTTGAGCCTttcttgtagttttttgtttcatACTGAAATATGTGCAATGTTGTACTGTCCAGATATTGAAATGTGTGCAATGTAGTACTGtccagatattgaaatatgtgcaatgtagtactgtccagatattgaaatatgtacaatgtagtaatgtccagatattgaaatatgtgcaatgtagtactgtccagatattgaaatatgtacaatgtagtactgtccagatattgaaatatgtgcAATGGAGTACTGTCCAGATAgtgaaatatgtacaatgtagtactgTCCAGATAGTGAAATATGTGCAATGTAGTGTACTGtccagatattgaaatatgtgcaatgtagtactgtccagatattgaaatatgtgcAATGGAGTACTGtccagatattgaaatatgtgcAATGGAGTACTGTCCAGATAgtgaaatatgtacaatgtagtactgtccagatattgaaatatgtgcaatgtagtactgtccagatattgaaatatgtgcaatgtagtactgtccagatattgaaatatgtgcaatgtagtactgtccagatattgaaatatgtgcaatgtagtactgtccagatattgaaatatgtacaatgtagtaatgtccagatattgaaatatgtgcaatgtagtactgtccagatattgaaatatgtacaatgtagtactgtccagatattgaaatatgtgcAATGGAGTACTGTCCAGATAgtgaaatatgtacaatgtagtactgTCCAGATAGTGAAATATGTGCAATGTAGTGTACTGtccagatattgaaatatgtgcaatgtagtactgtccagatattgaaatatgtgcAATGGAGTACTGtccagatattgaaatatgtgcAATGGAGTACTGTCCAGATAgtgaaatatgtacaatgtagtactgtccagatattgaaatatgtgcaatgtagtactgtccagatattgaaatatgtgcaatgtagtactgtccagatattgaaatatgtgcaatgtagtactgtccagatattgaaatatgtgcaatgtagtactgtccagatattgaaatatgtgcAATGTAATACTGtccagatattgaaatatgtgcaatgtagtactgtccagatattgaaatatgtacaatgtagtactgtccagatattgaaatatgtgcAATGGAGTACTGTCCAGATAgtgaaatatgtacaatgtagtactgtccagatattgaaatatgtgcAATGGAGTACTGtccagatattgaaatatgtgcaatgtagtactgtccagatattgaaatatgtgcaatgtagtactgtccagatattgaaatatgtacaatgtagtactgtccagatattgaaatatgtacaatgtagtactgtccagatattgaaatatgtacaatgtagtactgtccagatattgaaatatgtgcaatgtagtactgtccagatattgaaatatgtacaatgtagtactgTCCAGATATTGAAATGTGTGCAATGTTGTACTGtccagatattgaaatatgttcatACTCTTCAGACGGATACAGCCCTGCCCCTCCACAGGCTTTCACTGGTACAGCTGTGTCATCTACTTCAGTAGCGCTTACATGGACAGCGCCGTCTAGAGACAGAAACGATACATTACCTATTATTGCATATACTGTGCATTATGGACCTGTACTAGGtaagacatttttttctaaagCAAAACTGAACTGGGAATATATTGTGTTATACATATGGTTTGTGTATGTCAGGATTTGTTgatatgcctgtctgtctgtctgtctgtttgtcagtcagtctgtctgtctgtctgtctgtctgtgaataatttcatttggGTAACTCTGTCCTAGATCTTTTATCATTCATTTACATTACCTATTGGGATGTTTACGTCTTGCATATATGCACTACCTACATATAATAGTTATCGTATTTGTGTCCTGTAAATATTGGTAAAGCTTAAATTAATTTAGCTTTAAAAAACTTGTGGGTAGCTTAACAATCGTCAACAAACATCAAGGTGCACCCTGTCGAGCTCCCCCTACCGACGACATCGCCCATTAGACGCATTACCAATTCTCTGTCAACTTTTGTTGAATATATCAACCCTACTAAACGTTATGTACAGATATTTAATAGTGGCttctatatgtaaaatatctTATTGTTGAGATGTATGATATCTCAGTCAGGATGATTTACCCGGTGAGTGTGAAATATTAAAAGGGGGTCATCATGGTCAACATAGGGGGCTTCgttttgttttgtgattttacatgTCCCTGTATACAGGGGGTTTGATGtggaatgaaataataataatattaatctttatttaGACTGGTTAGTTCGTTAAGTaaataaacacttgtctcccaagaaacCCAGCGAGGGCCAGCCCTCATGGTTCAATGTTAATGCAGGaagaaaccagagtacccgggggggggggggaccctgCATTtctcggtagagtcaaactgaacgccactcttcttacttacagtatggtaaatttaatgaaaccctgaatgggttcgaaacCCGAACGCAGTGGTAAgagacaagtggtttaaccactcggccaccgaaaACATATCTTAACCTACACTCTCTCACAGTCCACGGAGCATCGCATCGCTTACAGGGCTGTTCTGTATGTACGTATCTACTGTACTATGGTTactcatcgactacatagggctaatcatttgttgatgtgttactgCACCTGTTCATTTCCCTCCCTAGTAATGGCTTAACCATTGAGAACAAAGAAGGTCCGGGATTCTCGGACCCTACAACATGATTGACAACTTATCTGGAGACTCTCTATCTagaacaaacacaaacaaaatgtttactttCAACTCAGATAGTGATAGGGTTCCCAACTGTGAAATGTTATGACTAATTAGTCATGGTTAGTTTACTTTCAACTTAGATAGTGATAGGGTTCCCCACTGTGAAATCGTATGACTATTTACTCATGGTTACCTTTGCCACATATTTTGTTATGGCATTGTTCTCATGCTATTAAATCATTTGAGCTCTAGTTTTGATGGTTGACGCCCTAACAAAATTAGCTTTACCGACATTTGTGGCAAATTAAATGCCAATGGGTTCAAATTGTCATCTAAGTTGGCCATGGTGAGTGTATGAACTATGAAGGattatatttacagtacattCAATATAATGCAGAAAATATTACTGGGAGTACTTGGAATGTGTggaatttattttttacttgAAATAGGCGATAATGGTATTTAAGTTAATTGAAGAACACAGTGTAGGGCCATGTGTTGTAAAAAGTTCAACCTGTTACTAGTATCTAATTTCAACTAAGGATCAATCGTTTCAACCAATGGACTTCATGTTTTGTAATTTGGGCGGGCTTTCAAAGACCAATCGACTAAGCTGTCAAGTGTTAACAGTCCTCGGGGCGTCGCAATAACACGAAGTGACAGTAACatttcaacaaatgattagctgtatgtggtcgatgagggccctcagtacaaggatattctagtacaataaTTCGGTAGATATTGGTATATACAAAAGAGCTAATAGCGATGCTTCCGAGGACAAATCTCACCCCATCCCCATCCCAACCCGAACCCAAAGGGACTGATGATTGACTGACGAATCATGCCTGTCTAAAAAAAGTGGAGTAGGCAAAATAAGCACTTCACGATTACAGCATATTCAACCGTCAGCAAAATTGCACAACTATGTTTTATGGTCTCTGAGATATGAATTATTTACTACAAATCTAGACAAGGTGATTAAATATTGAACCTCGGGTGATGtctttcatacatgtattctaagAACAGAgatttatgttaattttgatATTCAATTAATGGACACTATTCTGCATGCCTCCAAATAATAACATGTATTCAATAGATGTATTTCACTgcgtttttttatttcattttttaatttacaatgaaCAGTTGTTATTGTTGTCTTTTTGCTTTGATGAGCCCTGCGAGAGAATGTATTCACATACCAACACATTCAATGCAACCTACGACAATGTCGTTTAATTATTCGTATCTCCATGCCAAGGTGGTCGTGAATACCAGGATGCAATTGGGGGATACTCTGCAGCTCATTTATTGGAAGGGTTGGAACCATACACAAATTATTCATTCTATGCAGTGGCGTACAATAGACTTGCAGCTAGTGACGACTCTAAACACATATATTTGACAACATTTGAAAAAGGTAAGCTATATTATAGTGTTGtgtgcactgcagtgcaataccaaaaacgttatttgcatacctgcatgcaaatgatgtgCATGCAAAGGAGGGTGAGTTCGTTTGTTCATACCTCCATGGTTCGTTGTATAGTGTCATTTTACAGATATGTTGTGTTTAGgctaaacatatatatatatcatgtaataataacagaaccccatttCCCATGAGTTCCAGtgcagtgtgggtactcaggggaatttgcactcgtgcttgcagtgttttctgctgctcACTTTCATTCGCTTACAGCTACAGAGAATacactcatgcaaatacaaagattacaccacacttgcactcacacgccatggggttctgtcatagtaatAGTATGCAATTGGAGTGGAAAGTATTGTATTGCACAATGTACACTTCAATGTCATTGTAATATTGTTGTGTATTAGTGTGGTATTTCCTTATCaacaatgcatgtactaaacTAAACTTGCATTCTGAAGATATTGCctatttatcaaaaatgatCATGCTGTGTTATGTTTGATGGAtaatgtaccaaaatatatcaaatttaaagtttgcattctaagatatggcctaattacttaattaattatgcaaataacgtATCACCATAAAACACTATAACAAACGTGCACTTTATTACAACCAATGAATacatcaaattatataaaatttgaagcttgcatttttttaaagtgaaacaTATGACAACAAATTCAAGCTTTAACTGCAggatatgtatttttttttattttatccatAATAGCTCCCGAAGCAGCTCCAGTGTTCTCCTTATCTGCCAGTGAAGGTAAAATTCTAGTCACTTGGGACCCACTACCATTGGATAAACGAAATGGTGAAATCATAACGTACCGAATATATTACCGAG
This window of the Glandiceps talaboti chromosome 16, keGlaTala1.1, whole genome shotgun sequence genome carries:
- the LOC144447215 gene encoding protogenin-like; translated protein: MTQYLADPKTSHKSTLIFSLLLFCTVIMYSGLLSAEALEFTKEPQNVIVLKDQPFMWDCSADGAAPIDITWRKDGDFIENNHHHQVLKNGSLYFDTVEQKDDSDEGVYECLVQNDIGVIVSTAELKVATMPQITLQPEAVTANVGQTVRLSCQTVSLPTSTYSWMKDGEVLPSNRRCVTLPTGVLQIHHIEQTDKGKYTCVAENIAGRVESNVATLTVLPIGDTESWTTTMTTSFTRPRKVQRKEGETVILECLAQHGFLLDAILDITWSRVGGILVDFERMSYYGETNLEIRNLETSDSGMYICTVTTVTGAAVNAKLKLEVCVPPYFTVVPVSVSRPVAATARFACLADGVPKPTVIWLRNGERVHFHGRHGLTNAGDYLIHSVRKGKVDSDEGFYQCVAENIYGRVQASARLSVQINGYSPAPPQAFTGTAVSSTSVALTWTAPSRDRNDTLPIIAYTVHYGPVLGGREYQDAIGGYSAAHLLEGLEPYTNYSFYAVAYNRLAASDDSKHIYLTTFEKAPEAAPVFSLSASEGKILVTWDPLPLDKRNGEIITYRIYYREKGTSLTLHEDLAGTYYTYLLEDLKTDTIYFVSMSASTKVGEGPQQRWQKVKTAEPQETPIVDGTEEVQKPNPPVLEGWTNSNTSFHLSWKHTQKNGEEVIIAYSVHLLAESEDGELVQKNSIAVNSDTTNYLFDDLNPNIRYSFFVTAYNSHAISDPSNVVSITKDAYKQRVQVPENVSAMATSNTSIQVEWKTSPADVDFCIINFRSLSEGTIITESVPGSVTTYTHNNLEPRTDYEVYVMAISHLATASEPSDKIYIRTAVKDPSGDGESREPNDVRATVLSSTSFKVVWNAPTHLDQVSLYSVNYRPAKGGEEHNAVIYGNMTECVLTNLQPDTSYIIHVAAYYKPYTSNEVMVSMPTDSDSKH